In a genomic window of Erigeron canadensis isolate Cc75 chromosome 5, C_canadensis_v1, whole genome shotgun sequence:
- the LOC122601867 gene encoding F-box/FBD/LRR-repeat protein At2g04230-like, producing the protein MDDRRIIRSEKDRLSSLPVELKHTILSYLELKDVVQTSAYSREWRYTWTAMPHLKLNSSQFPSMSVFSKFVKDNLSSICDNPMEVSAIDLTFKGAATRLSVKSVVEYAYMRNVSQLTLTRISRKLHQFPGYLFSASQLKHLTLATTCQSFYLQYASSIPKVDWDFPELETLVLKNMHLGDATDGNLNLFSKCTKLKDLTLHKCCMFGLDIFNICAPELCNLTIIEGISFPNVCNVVAPKLKNLITSVRASVDRVPVAFDSLILASEGLDSLENVNLSFSMPVVNKERFIPVLLNLFQTLHNAKYLTIETDIIEILSMWPGQISLGPCPFERLEHLKINKTPLKKRDSITTVNAEVRNYFLGNSPAGATFIMDLPQDMIVS; encoded by the exons ATGGATGACAGAAGGATCATCAGATCAGAAAAAGACCGATTAAGCTCTTTGCCAGTTGAACTTAAACACACCATTCTATCTTATCTCGAGCTGAAAGATGTGGTTCAGACTAGTGCATATTCTAGGGAATGGAGGTATACGTGGACTGCGATGCCACATCTTAAGCTAAATAGTAGCCAATTTCCTAGCATGTCTGTTTTTTCCAAATTTGTGAAAGACAATCTGTCTAGTATTTGCGACAATCCAATGGAAGTTTCTGCAATTGATCTAACATTCAAAGGAGCAGCTACTCGCCTTTCTGTTAAAAGTGTTGTAGAATATGCGTATATGCGTAATGTTAGCCAACTAACTCTTACGCGAATCAGTAGGAAGTTACATCAGTTCCCCGGGTATCTTTTCAGTGCTTCCCAACTCAAACATCTCACCCTAGCAACCACTTGTCAATCTTTTTATCTACAATATGCCAGCAGCATACCGAAAGTGGACTGGGATTTCCCGGAGTTAGAAACACTagttttgaagaatatgcatttAGGTGATGCCACCGATGGAAACCTCAACCTGTTTTCAAAGTGTACGAAACTAAAGGATCTCACTTTACACAAGTGTTGCATGTTTGGGTTGGATATTTTCAATATCTGTGCTCCGGAACTTTGTAACCTTACAATTATAGAAGGAATCTCATTTCCAAATGTATGCAATGTGGTTGCTCCTAAACTGAAGAACTTGATTACATCAGTTAGGGCTTCTGTTGATCGAGTTCCTGTAGCATTTGATTCTCTGATATTGGCCTCGGAGGGCCTTGATTCATTAGAAAATGTGAATCTTTCCTTTTCAATGCCCGTTGTCAATAAGGAAAGGTTTATACCGGTGCTACTCAATTTGTTTCAGACACTTCACAATGCCAAATACTTGACTATTGAAACTGACATCATCGAG ATTCTCTCAATGTGGCCCGGACAAATCTCCCTTGGACCTTGTCCGTTTGAAAGATTGGAGCATTTGAAAATAAACAAGACACCGTTGAAGAAAAGGGACAGTATTACCACAGTAAACGCTGAAGTCAGAAACTACTTTCTTGGGAACTCTCCGGCTGGTGCAACATTTATCATGGATTTACCTCAG
- the LOC122601868 gene encoding F-box/FBD/LRR-repeat protein At5g56420-like, which yields MDMIKNDKTTAVEDRLSSLPDDIIHHILGFLDLKYAVQTSALSWKWKNLWTFMPRLNLSSHMFDGMKQFSKFVEHALSHRDSCAEVSAVDLTFSASPTHFIIQDIVNYAYSCNVRQMTLEWSGGVGHELPEFFFSSHTLKYLTLDQGFCSSARSRLPKIDWDFPALETLNLTNIRLGDVNTKSLDLFSKCLHLKDLTLDNCSMYGLEVFNVSAPQLSNLIITKTTAFPTVFNVASTQLENLTASIISNGGMASCFRFLRLSAEGFVSLEKVNISLSNGSRCRKEIAVPPLLDLFQVLRNAKLVILDVNIIEVFRYVTFVAILLLVF from the coding sequence ATGGATatgataaaaaatgataaaacgaCTGCTGTAGAAGACAGATTAAGCAGCTTGCCAGATGACATCATTCATCACATTCTTGGTTTCCTTGATCTGAAGTATGCTGTTCAGACTAGTGCATTGTCATGGAAATGGAAGAATTTGTGGACTTTCATGCCCCGACTTAACTTAAGTAgtcacatgtttgatggtatgAAGCAGTTTTCCAAATTTGTGGAACATGCGTTATCACACCGTGACAGCTGTGCAGAAGTTTCTGCAGTTGATCTCACGTTCTCAGCATCACCCACCCACTTTATTATTCAAGACATTGTAAACTATGCGTACTCGTGTAATGTTAGGCAGATGACTTTGGAATGGTCAGGTGGTGTAGGCCATGAGTTGCCAGAGTTTTTTTTCAGCTCTCACACTCTCAAATATCTAACCCTTGATCAAGGTTTCTGTTCTAGTGCCAGAAGTCGCCTACCAAAGATCGATTGGGATTTTCCAGCCTTAGAAACTCTGAATCTGACAAATATTCGATTAGGTGATGTTAATACCAAGAGTCTTGACCTTTTTTCTAAGTGTCTGCACTTAAAGGACCTCACTTTAGATAACTGTTCTATGTATGGTTTGGAGGTTTTCAATGTTTCTGCTCCACAACTTTCTAATCTCATAATTACAAAAACCACCGCATTTCCGACGGTTTTCAATGTGGCGTCTACTCAGCTTGAGAATCTGACGGCATCAATCATCTCTAATGGTGGAATGGCATCATGTTTTCGTTTTTTACGGTTATCTGCAGAAGGCTTTGTGTCTTTAGAGAAAGTGAATATCTCCTTGTCAAATGGAAGCAGGTGCAGAAAAGAGATTGCTGTTCCTCCCCTACTTGATTTGTTCCAAGTACTCCGCAATGCCAAGCTTGTGATTCTTGATGTGAACATCATTGAGGTATTCAGATATGTCACTTTTGTTGCTATTCTTTTACTAGTTTTCTAA
- the LOC122602267 gene encoding uncharacterized protein LOC122602267 → MHLTDRIPTIPTQVRNYFLDNSPNAIFVMDLPQQVLNNTKQTKSMTEEKQKVKISVVQAASNVKAFNPNQRGGLKIEDQAASGIFEKQKAKIQMNRQFIGKLKALLRAQNLQRVKLVSHIMKCKMVEFKAQVESGNPDYKVIHSIVHEIRDLIPTSLRVNLEAHFSSQYEKVKTLLHTCIDASQWAKIETILGNFRLFERFHSNNNHSQSAGRSVEHCQAARPSTAEVPNYTLAKKVAQEKQKGVTSGYWQAIAKQDVELHMQDQVIGKLKAKVRARKFQHGKLVLLMIKYKMAELVVQVESGNPDYEVIRSIGRDIKDFIPGSSGVNLEAQFSSQYNEVKSRLFTRIDASQWALIEKELGNLRHFEKLPSNSSHIQAALHATELPPAPKPYPDIVLQKRSREEVPNDTMANKVAKLEAGKKQPEPMPQDQEIRMLKEKIRMQDQLIAKQNASLQVQFQVTEQQKVRIQMQDQIIGELKAKLGAHDMQHEQLISQFIKCKVGELKLQVESGNPDYRVIHSIGCDIKGLIPGSLGVNVEAFFSSQYEEVKSLLGTCIDASQWAKISTELGSLRFSQRFHLNKRQSQHAMMTSSGLGCTGSNMEGSCK, encoded by the exons ATGCATTTGACTGATCGTATACCAACAATACCCACTCAAGTCAGAAATTACTTCCTTGATAACTCTCCAAATGCCATTTTCGTTATGGATTTACCACAG CAGGTACTTAATAACACGAAGCAAACAAAGAGTATGACCGAAGAGAAGCAAAAGGTAAAAataagtgttgttcaagctgcatcaaatgtTAAAGCATTCAATCCAAAtcaaagaggaggattgaagatagaagaccaagcTGCTAGTGGAATATTCGAAAAGCAAAAGGCAAAAATACAAATGAACCGTCAGTTTATTGGAAAGCTGAAGGCATTACTGAGGGCACAGAATTTGCAGCGTGTGAAATTGGTATCACATATCATGAAGTGTAAAATGGTAGAATTCAAGGCGCAGGTTGAGAGCGGGAACCCTGACTATAAAGTAATCCATTCAATAGTGCATGAGATTAGAGACTTGATACCCACAAGCTTAAGGGTAAATTTGGAGGCACACTTTTCTTCTCAATATGAAAAGGTGAAGACTCTATTACATACCTGCATTGATGCTAGCCAATGGGCAAAGATTGAAACTATACTAGGGAACTTTAGGCTATTTGAAAGGTTTCACTCCAATAACAATCATAGTCAGTCAGCTGGACGATCTGTTGAACACTGTCAAGCAGCGAGACCGTCTACCGCCGAA GTACCTAATTACACATTGGCTAAGAAGGTGGCCCAAGAGAAACAGAAGGGTGTGACATCAGGTTATTGGCAGGCTATTGCAAAGCAGGATGTGGAATTACATATGCAAGATCAGGTTATTGGAAAGCTAAAGGCAAAGGTGAGGGCAAGGAAATTTCAGCATGGGAAATTGGTATTATTGATGATCAAGTACAAAATGGCAGAGTTGGTAGTGCAGGTTGAGAGTGGGAATCCAGACTATGAAGTAATCCGTTCAATAGGGCGTGATATCAAAGACTTTATACCCGGGAGCTCAGGGGTTAATTTAGAGGCACAGTTTTCTTCTCAGTATAACGAAGTTAAGAGTCGATTATTTACACGCATCGATGCTAGCCAATGGGCATTGATCGAAAAGGAGTTAGGGAATTTAAGGCATTTTGAGAAATTACCCTCCAATAGCAGTCACATTCAGGCAGCTCTACATGCTACCGAACTTCCTCCAGCACCAAAACCATATCCAGATATT GTGCTACAGAAGAGATCAAGAGAAGAGGTACCTAATGACACGATGGCTAATAAGGTGGCTAAATTGGAGGCAGGAAAAAAGCAACCAGAGCCTATGCCCCAAGACCAAGAGATACGaatgttgaaagaaaaaatacgAATGCAGGATCAACTTATTGCAAAGCAGAATGCTAGTCTACAAGTGCAATTTCAAGTTACTGAACAGCAGAAGGTGAGAATACAAATGCAAGATCAGATTATTGGGGAGCTAAAGGCAAAACTGGGGGCTCATGATATGCAGCATGAACAATTGATATCACAGTTTATAAAGTGCAAAGTCGGGGAATTGAAGTTGCAGGTTGAGAGTGGGAATCCAGACTATAGAGTCATCCATTCAATAGGGTGTGATATCAAAGGCTTGATACCTGGGAGCTTAGGGGTAAATGTGGAGGCATTTTTTTCTTCTCAGTATGAAGAGGTGAAGAGTCTGTTAGGTACCTGCATTGATGCTAGTCAATGGGCAAAGATTAGTACTGAGCTTGGGAGTCTAAGGTTTTCTCAGAGGTTTCATCTGAATAAGCGTCAGAGTCAGCATGCG ATGATGACATCTTCAGGACTTGGATGTACAGGAAGTAATATGGAGGGCTCTTGCAAGTAA
- the LOC122601869 gene encoding pentatricopeptide repeat-containing protein At3g22470, mitochondrial-like — MGDQMLLRTPIPSVVKFNQLLNSVTKMKHFSHAIHLFNHMCAIGLPVDEYTVNSAIKCCCQLRRTTDVCKDQLIDDAFKLFKEMVFQKRIQPDVITYTSLISGLCKLSQWDEVYKLLKEMDDYRISPDVHTFTILVDAFCKEGKTEDAESVINIMVEKGKEPNIMTYSSLIDGYCLRGEMTKAMTVFDAMVIKGILPDVFTYNSFLNGYCKKLMIDEALQMFYEITRKGMKPDTVTYNTMIQGLFTAKQCGAARKLFDEMRAQGQIPNECTYRIILHGLYNNHEVEDALSLFKLMGNSKLNSDVEVYNILIDGASKCGMHEIARNLFQDLAVKGVQPTVRTYNAMIRAVCREGLPSDAKQLFLQMEESGCPPDNVTYCLLLQSYLKNKHYVDVEMLLQEMDARRYSLDVSTLSLLIDQIAAGSLRNTLLKSIRKLLPKELAGGPWFFCLAQ, encoded by the exons ATGG GCGATCAAATGTTACTCAGAACCCCTATTCCTTCTGTTGTGAAATTCAATCAGTTGCTGAATTCCGTTACCAAAATGAAACATTTTTCACATGCCATTCATCTCTTCAACCATATGTGTGCCATCGGCCTTCCTGTTGATGAGTACACTGTCAATAGTGCCATCAAGTGTTGTTGTCAGCTGCGTCGAACCACAGATG TTTGCAAGGACCAATTGATAGATGACGCCTTCAAGCTTTTTAAAGAGATGGTCTTTCAAAAACGCATCCAACCAGATGTCATCACATACACCTCTTTGATTTCCGGCCTATGTAAATTAAGTCAGTGGGATGAGGTGTATAAGTTGCTAAAAGAAATGGATGATTATAGGATCTCTCCAGATGTGCACACCTTTACCATATTAGTTGATGCATTCTGCAAGGAAGGTAAGACAGAAGACGCAGAGAGTGTTATCAACATCATGGTGGAGAAAGGTAAGGAGCCGAACATAATGACATACAGTTCACTCATAGATGGTTACTGTTTGCGAGGTGAGATGACCAAAGCAATGACAGTTTTTGATGCCATGGTGATTAAAGGTATCCTCCCTGATGTTTTTACTTACAACAGTTTCCTGAATGGGTACTGCAAGAAGTTGATGATAGATGAGGCCTTGCAAATGTTTTATGAAATAACTAGAAAAGGTATGAAACCCGATACAGTCACTtacaacaccatgatacaaggATTGTTTACGGCTAAACAATGTGGAGCTGCACGCAAACTCTTTGATGAGATGCGAGCACAAGGCCAAATCCCAAATGAATGCACTTATAGAATAATTTTACACGGTCTTTACAACAACCATGAGGTAGAAGATGCACTTTCTTTGTTCAAGTTGATGGGTAATAGCAAGCTAAATTCGGATGTTGAAGTGTACAATATCCTTATTGATGGTGCAAGCAAATGCGGGATGCATGAGATTGCAAGAAATCTTTTCCAAGACTTGGCAGTGAAAGGTGTGCAACCTACTGTTCGGACATATAATGCTATGATACGTGCTGTTTGCCGAGAAGGTCTTCCAAGTGATGCGAAGCAGTTGTTTCTTCAAATGGAAGAAAGCGGGTGCCCACCAGATAATGTTACTTACTGCCTTCTTCTCCAAAGTTATCTAAAGAACAAGCACTATGTTGATGTAGAGATGCTTTTACAGGAAATGGATGCAAGACGTTATTCACTTGATGTTTCAACATTATCGTTGCTTATTGATCAGATCGCTGCTGGCTCGTTACGAAACACTTTGCTTAAGTCGATACGTAAACTATTGCCAAAAGAATTGGCTGGAGGCCCTTGGTTTTTCTGTCTAGCCCAGTAG
- the LOC122601870 gene encoding FBD-associated F-box protein At2g26860-like produces the protein MDDRASSSSVVAGGEDRISNLHDNIILHILSFLDLKYAVRTSALSRKWKHTWTSIPCVNLNPDVFQTKYKFSKFVKRALTCRNTGVKDSAIKLTFRGSIVQGFVNNIVTYTYSYNVSKLTLIWPTCTYDELPEYLFSSCTLKHLTLDNQAHVFYRKSRIKLNSAWRLPALETLNLTDLEIGYIESKRPNLFSECVNLKDITLCRCSVNELGTFTICTPQLVNLTITDCDIWSSVLKVKAPQLKNLTVSCNNTFPKFFSFNAPQLENLTASVSTSAISFPFNHFLSFSRHNFNSLEKVNLSLRSRYNEKQEVSQRLLDLFKILRSAKSLILDVHIIESLSSSLDQLAHEPCPFNNLKLLKINMVPLKQKDPIPAVFTQVINYLLENSPYATVNMDLPQVPQKRSWQQVPNEDRPKKATKLETGISTMVDEKKLLEAQIQMQDQVIAKLRAEIEKKDEVNAKQRAELEKKDQVIAELNERIQMQNVNNIQSQLVHAAELPAVPGPSSANASFPPT, from the exons ATGGATGATAGAGCAAGTAGTAGTAGTGTCGTTGCAGGCGGAGAAGATAGAATAAGCAATTTGCACGATAATATCATTCTTCACATTCTATCTTTCCTTGACCTGAAATATGCTGTTCGGACTAGTGCATTGTCTCGGAAATGGAAGCATACTTGGACTTCAATCCCTTGTGTTAACTTGAATCCTGACGTTTTTCAAACCAAGTATAAGTTTTCCAAGTTTGTCAAGCGTGCACTAACTTGCCGAAACACTGGTGTTAAAGATTCTGCGATTAAGCTCACGTTCAGGGGATCAATCGTCCAGGGGTTTGTTAACAATATCGTAACATATACATACtcgtataatgttagcaaactGACTTTGATATGGCCCACTTGCACTTACGATGAGCTCCCAGAATATCTTTTCAGTTCGTGCACTCTCAAGCATCTCACTCTTGATAATCAAGCTCATGTTTTCTACCGTAAAAGCCGCATCAAACTAAATTCTGCTTGGAGACTTCCTGCTTTAGAAACTCTGAATTTGACTGATCTAGAGATAGGTTATATTGAATCTAAGAGACCTAATCTTTTTTCCGAGTGTGTGAACTTAAAGGACATCACCTTGTGTCGTTGTAGCGTGAATGAGTTGGGCACATTCACTATTTGTACTCCGCAACTGGTTAATCTCACAATTACAGATTGTGACATATGGTCGTCAGTTCTCAAAGTGAAAGCTCCTCAACTTAAGAATCTGACGGTGTCATGTAACAACACATTTCCAAAGTTTTTCAGCTTTAATGCTCCTCAACTTGAGAATCTTACTGCAAGTGTCAGCACTAGTGCGATTAGTTTTCCATTCAATCATTTTCTGTCGTTTTCCCGACATAATTTCAATTCGCTAGAGAAAGTGAATCTCTCTTTAAGATCTAGGTATAATGAAAAGCAAGAGGTTTCCCAACGACTGCTCGATTTATTCAAGATATTGCGCAGTGCCAAATCTCTGATCCTTGATGTGCACATCATTGAG agTCTCTCATCAAGCCTGGATCAACTAGCACATGAACCTTGTCCGTTCAATAACTTGAAGTTATTGAAGATAAATATGGTTCCACTGAAGCAAAAGGACCCAATACCTGCAGTATTTACTCAAGTTATAAATTACTTGCTTGAGAACTCTCCATATGCCACTGTCAACATGGATTTACCACAG GTGCCCCAAAAGAGATCATGGCAGCAGGTACCTAATGAAGACAGGCCTAAGAAGGCGACCAAGCTGGAGACAGGAATATCGACTATGGTTGATGAGAAAAAATTGCTGGAGGCTCAAATACAAATGCAAGATCAAGTCATTGCAAAGCTGAGGGCAGAAATAGAAAAGAAAGATGAAGTTAATGCAAAGCAAAGGGCAGAACTAGAAAAGAAAGATCAAGTTATTGCAGAACTGAATGAAAGAATACAAATGCAAAATGTCAATAACATTCAAAGCCAGTTAGTTCATGCTGCAGAACTTCCTGCGGTACCTGGACCATCTTCAGCTAATGCAAGTTTTCCACCAACTTGA
- the LOC122600356 gene encoding uncharacterized protein LOC122600356 isoform X1, whose product MKRVLRKRVLKEKKSNIVMGKAKGNGRMTWEEDCVKCFLEACIHEATRLHRKGSGLHQWSWVYVRNQLQIVCHKKLAIKQMRNKYDSIKWTFFGWAYLKENMGHLYNPKTNTFKLTDDDWRDFIEEHPRAKSLRSSPLLFPDLCALLHERTCTLGGFRRNPTSKLPRSPVSLSSQDDQPLAIEDVSSDNSQEDDTETPSTSMSPNTQLPAMEAIPNSLNGDIEESCSLRSPNAHILEAEDAQNGNPKGGTQNPAAQCSESTTSAPLVDRAIRPSALNFNSNGERAKTKNKNFIEERPIKRCKTAQMVSQVEDISDAFRVIIKSHLSQLEDISDTLKVITKSYGGPSQKECIDKLNLVGWAKNSANYVAALGIFCEGSSYREAWMLLPIFNDELIKLWVSSVGRKLGYM is encoded by the exons ATGAAAAGAGTGCTAAGGAAAAGAGTGCTAAAGGAAAAGAAATC TAATATTGTTATGGGTAAAGCTAAGGGCAATGGCCGGATGACGTGGGAGGAAGATTGTGTCAAATGCTTTCTTGAAGCGTGTATTCACGAAGCGACTAGACTACATAGAAAAGGAAGTGGCCTTCATCAGTGGTCGTGGGTATATGTGAGAAATCAACTTCAAATAGTTTGTCACAAAAAACTTGCTATTAAACAGATGAGGaataaatatgattctatcAAGTGGACGTTCTTTGGATGGGCATATCTGAAAGAGAACATGGGACACCTGTATAATCCTAAAACTAATACTTTTAAGTTGACAGATGACGATTGGAGAGATTTCATCGAG GAACATCCGAGGGCTAaatctttgagaagttctccACTTTTGTTTCCTGACTTATGCGCTCTTCTACATGAGAGAACCTGTACCCTTGGCGGGTTTAGGCGGAACCCCACCTCCAAACTTCCAAGGTCCCCTGTATCACTGTCTTCTCAAGATGATCAACCACTTGCTATTGAAGATGTCTCCTCTGATAATAGTCAAGAAGATGATACTGAAACCCCCTCTACTTCCATGTCGCCAAATACACAACTACCTGCAATGGAAGCTATCCCTAATAGTCTAAACGGTGATATTGAAGAATCCTGTAGTCTCAGATCTCCAAATGCCCATATACTTGAGGCTGAAGATGCTCAGAATGGTAATCCAAAAGGTGGAACTCAAAACCCTGCTGCCCAATGTTCTGAATCTACCACTTCTGCTCCTTTGGTTGATAGAGCAATAAGACCGAGTGCATTGAATTTTAACTCTAATGGGGAGAGAGCTAAGACAAAGAACAAAAACTTTATCGAGGAAAGACCTATAAAAAGGTGCAAAACCGCACAGATGGTTTCTCAGGTAGAAGATATTTCAGATGCATTCAGAGTAATTATCAAAAGTCATCTCTCCCAGCTAGAAGATATTTCAGATACACTCAAAGTAATCACCAAAAGCTACGGCGGGCCTTCACAAAAGGAGTGCATTGACAAGTTGAACCTAGTCGGGTGGGCCAAGAATAGTGCTAATTATGTTGCAGCACTGGGTATATTTTGTGAGGGGTCTAGCTACAGAGAAGCATGGATGTTGTTACCGATATTTAATGATGAGTTGATAAAGTTGTGGGTTTCATCTGTTGGGAGGAAATTGGGGTATATGTAA
- the LOC122600356 gene encoding uncharacterized protein LOC122600356 isoform X2: MGKAKGNGRMTWEEDCVKCFLEACIHEATRLHRKGSGLHQWSWVYVRNQLQIVCHKKLAIKQMRNKYDSIKWTFFGWAYLKENMGHLYNPKTNTFKLTDDDWRDFIEEHPRAKSLRSSPLLFPDLCALLHERTCTLGGFRRNPTSKLPRSPVSLSSQDDQPLAIEDVSSDNSQEDDTETPSTSMSPNTQLPAMEAIPNSLNGDIEESCSLRSPNAHILEAEDAQNGNPKGGTQNPAAQCSESTTSAPLVDRAIRPSALNFNSNGERAKTKNKNFIEERPIKRCKTAQMVSQVEDISDAFRVIIKSHLSQLEDISDTLKVITKSYGGPSQKECIDKLNLVGWAKNSANYVAALGIFCEGSSYREAWMLLPIFNDELIKLWVSSVGRKLGYM; this comes from the exons ATGGGTAAAGCTAAGGGCAATGGCCGGATGACGTGGGAGGAAGATTGTGTCAAATGCTTTCTTGAAGCGTGTATTCACGAAGCGACTAGACTACATAGAAAAGGAAGTGGCCTTCATCAGTGGTCGTGGGTATATGTGAGAAATCAACTTCAAATAGTTTGTCACAAAAAACTTGCTATTAAACAGATGAGGaataaatatgattctatcAAGTGGACGTTCTTTGGATGGGCATATCTGAAAGAGAACATGGGACACCTGTATAATCCTAAAACTAATACTTTTAAGTTGACAGATGACGATTGGAGAGATTTCATCGAG GAACATCCGAGGGCTAaatctttgagaagttctccACTTTTGTTTCCTGACTTATGCGCTCTTCTACATGAGAGAACCTGTACCCTTGGCGGGTTTAGGCGGAACCCCACCTCCAAACTTCCAAGGTCCCCTGTATCACTGTCTTCTCAAGATGATCAACCACTTGCTATTGAAGATGTCTCCTCTGATAATAGTCAAGAAGATGATACTGAAACCCCCTCTACTTCCATGTCGCCAAATACACAACTACCTGCAATGGAAGCTATCCCTAATAGTCTAAACGGTGATATTGAAGAATCCTGTAGTCTCAGATCTCCAAATGCCCATATACTTGAGGCTGAAGATGCTCAGAATGGTAATCCAAAAGGTGGAACTCAAAACCCTGCTGCCCAATGTTCTGAATCTACCACTTCTGCTCCTTTGGTTGATAGAGCAATAAGACCGAGTGCATTGAATTTTAACTCTAATGGGGAGAGAGCTAAGACAAAGAACAAAAACTTTATCGAGGAAAGACCTATAAAAAGGTGCAAAACCGCACAGATGGTTTCTCAGGTAGAAGATATTTCAGATGCATTCAGAGTAATTATCAAAAGTCATCTCTCCCAGCTAGAAGATATTTCAGATACACTCAAAGTAATCACCAAAAGCTACGGCGGGCCTTCACAAAAGGAGTGCATTGACAAGTTGAACCTAGTCGGGTGGGCCAAGAATAGTGCTAATTATGTTGCAGCACTGGGTATATTTTGTGAGGGGTCTAGCTACAGAGAAGCATGGATGTTGTTACCGATATTTAATGATGAGTTGATAAAGTTGTGGGTTTCATCTGTTGGGAGGAAATTGGGGTATATGTAA